Proteins from one Candidatus Nitrospira nitrosa genomic window:
- a CDS encoding TolC family protein → MNSASSFYRYRLTIIVIAGLACVSSPHRSWGLDITQPIPTERRETISLADAAVRALRSNLDISISRQNRESRLADIIIEQSKFDPNLSINGQYNRTVNPLNRPVFGGTVGVLDQITTFDQRSHSLTVDAQTNLITGGNFDINYSPARNSINQNVARGFLFNPAWTGGLAFTFTQPLLRNAGIAINKTFIKVAQNNAIVEQHVFRDRVMTVITSVEQTYWEVVFANENLKVAQAALKAAEELLAANRAKTKAGVMSIVDVLQAEAAMASRVEQVLVAEKAIRDQEDQLRRLLNPGEEDLRQDVRLTPVDPPITVLEPLSLQEAIDTAIEQRPEITQAKKNVETGELNKQFARNQLLPTLSLQGTVGLAGLGGDYSESFTRNFSGDFYNYGAGLVLSYPLGNRAAVNTYSKRKLEAQNAEVALANVRQQIIVGIREAVRRVQTDFKRIETTRSARIMAEKQLQAEQERLKVGLSTTRFVLEFQRDLATAQGNELRAVVDYNKSLSNLSRHKATTLDRYHLELS, encoded by the coding sequence ATGAATAGCGCATCCTCGTTCTACCGATATCGTCTCACGATCATTGTGATCGCAGGATTGGCATGTGTCTCCTCGCCACACAGAAGTTGGGGGTTGGATATCACTCAACCGATCCCGACGGAGCGTCGTGAAACGATCTCTCTGGCCGACGCAGCCGTCCGCGCACTGCGAAGCAACCTCGACATCAGCATCAGTCGACAGAATCGCGAAAGTCGACTGGCCGATATCATCATCGAGCAATCAAAGTTCGACCCAAACCTGAGCATCAACGGCCAATACAACCGAACCGTGAATCCGCTCAATCGCCCCGTCTTCGGAGGAACCGTAGGAGTCCTCGACCAGATCACCACCTTCGATCAACGAAGCCATTCGCTGACGGTCGATGCACAAACCAACCTGATCACCGGCGGCAACTTCGACATCAACTATAGTCCGGCGCGAAACAGTATCAACCAAAACGTCGCACGCGGATTTCTGTTCAATCCAGCCTGGACGGGAGGGCTGGCGTTCACGTTCACCCAACCCCTACTTAGGAATGCGGGAATTGCCATCAACAAGACCTTCATCAAGGTCGCTCAAAACAACGCGATCGTCGAACAACATGTGTTTCGAGATCGAGTCATGACCGTCATCACCTCGGTGGAACAAACCTATTGGGAAGTCGTCTTTGCGAATGAAAATCTGAAGGTTGCCCAAGCCGCCTTGAAAGCCGCAGAGGAACTCTTGGCTGCCAACCGAGCCAAGACCAAGGCTGGGGTCATGTCGATTGTCGATGTCCTACAGGCCGAAGCCGCAATGGCCTCGCGAGTGGAGCAGGTGTTAGTGGCCGAGAAAGCCATCCGCGACCAAGAAGATCAGCTACGGCGGCTTTTGAATCCCGGCGAGGAGGATCTGCGGCAAGACGTCCGGCTCACACCAGTTGATCCTCCCATCACCGTTCTTGAACCCCTAAGCCTCCAAGAGGCCATCGACACCGCCATCGAACAACGGCCTGAAATTACACAGGCCAAGAAAAATGTCGAAACCGGCGAACTCAATAAACAGTTTGCGCGTAACCAGCTGCTCCCCACGCTCTCACTCCAAGGCACAGTCGGACTCGCCGGCCTGGGGGGGGACTATAGTGAATCCTTCACCAGAAACTTCAGCGGCGACTTTTACAATTATGGCGCGGGCTTGGTGCTCAGCTATCCGCTCGGGAACCGAGCCGCCGTCAACACTTATAGCAAGCGAAAGCTTGAGGCACAAAACGCTGAGGTGGCCCTCGCGAACGTGCGCCAGCAGATCATCGTCGGCATTCGTGAAGCAGTACGCCGAGTGCAGACGGATTTTAAGCGGATCGAAACCACCCGATCCGCACGCATCATGGCGGAGAAACAACTCCAGGCCGAGCAGGAACGGCTGAAAGTAGGACTCAGTACGACACGCTTCGTCCTCGAGTTCCAGCGCGATCTCGCCACCGCGCAAGGGAACGAGTTGCGTGCAGTCGTCGATTACAATAAGTCGTTGTCCAACTTGTCTCGGCACAAGGCGACCACCTTGGACCGCTATCACCTCGAACTCTCATAG
- a CDS encoding CPBP family intramembrane glutamic endopeptidase → MLPIGATLGYYALPASLQTQLLTQFTPQLLAYLAMGLWASRTSHISTHLGLERAKVIIGLKWGLLTGLTLGCLNTFVILSIYPSLGYDITFLKQTPHGRLPVLLMVPWFICAIALFVEVNFRGFLLGRLAEYERQWRGAYSGEQLAPLALLATTLTFTFDPFMVNTFRHLHWIALWDGIIWGILRLKTRNLWITIIAHAVEVIVLYSAVRAALG, encoded by the coding sequence TTGCTCCCTATCGGAGCCACCCTCGGCTATTACGCCCTTCCCGCTTCTCTCCAGACTCAGCTACTGACTCAATTCACCCCGCAGCTGCTGGCCTATCTGGCGATGGGCCTCTGGGCTTCGCGCACATCTCATATCTCAACTCATCTGGGATTGGAACGAGCAAAAGTCATCATCGGGCTGAAGTGGGGGCTTCTGACAGGACTGACCCTAGGCTGCCTGAATACCTTCGTGATTCTGTCGATCTATCCGTCGCTCGGTTACGACATCACCTTTTTGAAACAGACACCGCACGGCCGGCTGCCTGTCTTGCTGATGGTACCCTGGTTCATCTGCGCCATCGCACTATTCGTAGAAGTAAACTTTCGCGGATTCCTCTTGGGGCGCTTGGCCGAATATGAACGGCAATGGAGAGGGGCTTACTCTGGTGAACAGCTCGCTCCCCTTGCCCTGCTGGCCACAACGCTGACGTTTACATTCGACCCCTTCATGGTGAATACCTTTCGACACCTTCATTGGATCGCCCTCTGGGATGGAATCATCTGGGGAATCCTCCGGCTCAAGACTCGCAATCTCTGGATTACAATCATCGCTCACGCTGTCGAAGTGATCGTGCTATACAGTGCCGTGAGGGCAGCGTTAGGCTAG
- a CDS encoding DUF3147 domain-containing protein — MSDLMKSAVYFLLGGTIVSISTYLGAKGNSFLAAMASTFPAITAATFILLYMNSGGATTVDYAKNLMWFVPPWIVYVTAMIMGIPRLGFWPAMGGSLVLYLGCVGLVKIMLR; from the coding sequence GTGAGCGATCTCATGAAGTCTGCAGTCTACTTTCTGTTGGGCGGCACGATCGTCAGCATATCCACCTATCTCGGTGCCAAAGGCAATTCTTTTCTCGCAGCCATGGCCAGCACCTTTCCCGCCATCACCGCTGCCACATTCATCCTGCTCTACATGAATAGCGGCGGCGCAACAACCGTCGATTACGCTAAGAACTTGATGTGGTTCGTCCCACCCTGGATCGTCTATGTCACCGCCATGATCATGGGCATTCCGCGCCTCGGCTTCTGGCCGGCGATGGGCGGATCGCTCGTCTTGTATCTGGGATGCGTGGGGCTTGTGAAGATCATGCTGCGGTAA
- a CDS encoding DUF2442 domain-containing protein, with protein sequence MQPTQISQANRPLAVEPAIQPVAPWRVVSVRAEPVHRLHVTFADGTTGAVDLCNFLNGLLIQGTVFEPLRNPEVFAQVQVFMGTVQWANGADLAPDAMYDAIKRHGVWVVE encoded by the coding sequence ATGCAGCCAACTCAAATCTCCCAAGCCAATCGACCCCTTGCTGTAGAACCCGCTATTCAACCCGTCGCCCCGTGGCGTGTCGTGTCGGTGCGGGCTGAGCCTGTACACCGTTTACATGTGACGTTTGCCGATGGCACAACGGGGGCAGTCGATCTGTGCAATTTTCTCAATGGCCTCCTTATCCAAGGTACGGTATTCGAGCCGTTGCGTAACCCTGAAGTCTTTGCCCAAGTCCAGGTCTTCATGGGGACTGTGCAATGGGCCAATGGTGCTGATCTTGCCCCTGACGCCATGTACGATGCGATCAAACGTCACGGCGTTTGGGTTGTGGAATGA
- a CDS encoding heavy metal-binding domain-containing protein, producing MILSTTNNIEGRKTVKYLGLVSGDAILGANVFRDFFASIRDIVGGRSAGYEKELRKAKAIALEEMEEQAKNLGANAIVGIDIDYETIGANSSMLMVSANGTAVVLE from the coding sequence ATGATTTTATCGACGACGAACAATATTGAGGGTAGGAAGACCGTGAAGTATTTAGGATTAGTTTCCGGCGATGCGATTCTGGGAGCCAATGTCTTTCGCGATTTCTTTGCTTCGATTCGGGATATCGTCGGCGGTCGCTCGGCTGGTTATGAAAAAGAACTCCGGAAGGCCAAGGCCATTGCGCTCGAGGAAATGGAGGAACAAGCCAAAAACCTGGGTGCCAATGCGATCGTCGGGATCGATATCGACTATGAGACGATCGGTGCCAATAGCAGTATGCTGATGGTCAGTGCCAATGGGACGGCGGTGGTGCTTGAGTAG
- the uvrA gene encoding excinuclease ABC subunit UvrA, which yields MPTPLLPKLSTDHLIIEGARQNNLKNVSLQIPHNQVTAITGVSGSGKSSLAFDTIFAEGQWRYVESLSTYARMFLDKVARPDVDRLINVRPAIAIEQKNQVRTARSTVGTTTEIADLLRLLFAKIGNPTCPDCKQEGRSFQPDTVADDLLTRWPDARAMILFPTTIPKPKEEAAFVQSLLTRGFTRLKTQDDVIDLHEAEQPRLHKALSLHVVLDRLVIRDDNRTRLVEAIETAFREGEGRCSVDIIDHGRQSYSTQFLCQGCGRTFEPLRPILFSFNHPLGACPECKGFGNVLRYDPELVIPDQTKSLVDGAVEPWSKPSTAWWQKQMLQAMKKKGVDSTVPFKSLPADIQRLLWEGEKSFDGIDDFFEYLEGKRYKMHVRVFLSRYRTPFDCPSCHGSRLKPEALFVKLAGSDIHETTERTVESLAEWVDSLPLRQSEQEIASDILRQLKAKLAFLQRVGLGYLTLNRQTKTLSGGEAQRVALANQLGSRLVGTLYVLDEPTIGLHARDTDLLAGILHDLAASGNTVVVVEHDRHMIESADFLVELGPQSGEKGGEIVCAAPTKEFRQDRRATTARYLRGDEEIPQPRSRRNGNGKMLVLAGAREHNLKDLSLRIPLGMLICVTGVSGSGKSTLVEETLYRAIARAFRVASLPMGQFTAIKGIEHLKGIRLIDQQPIGRTPRSNPITYLKAFDEIRQLFAAEREAQRQGLTPGHFSFNASGGRCERCEGSGVEKLEMYFFEDIYAPCEVCEGKRFKADVLKIQYQGKNIAEVLAMTVEEALSFFNGALKLQEKLHLLTSIGLGYLRLGQSATTLSGGEAQRLKIAAELKDASAKDVLYIMDEPTTGLHFEDIKKLLTVLHKLVNAGNTLVVVEHNLDVIKSADWIIDLGPEGGAAGGQIVAEGRPEQLVTIEASHTGRFLAEAMRSPTSHQSS from the coding sequence GTGCCGACCCCCCTGCTCCCTAAACTCTCAACAGATCACCTCATCATTGAGGGCGCCAGGCAGAATAATCTCAAGAACGTCTCGCTGCAGATTCCCCACAATCAGGTCACGGCCATTACCGGCGTGTCTGGATCCGGTAAATCGTCTCTTGCATTCGACACGATCTTTGCCGAAGGCCAATGGCGTTATGTCGAGTCGCTCTCGACTTACGCCCGTATGTTCCTCGACAAGGTGGCTCGCCCGGATGTCGATCGGCTGATCAATGTCCGCCCGGCAATTGCCATCGAACAGAAGAATCAAGTACGAACGGCCCGTTCAACGGTCGGCACGACGACGGAGATCGCCGACCTGCTGCGCCTGCTCTTCGCTAAGATCGGTAACCCGACATGCCCAGATTGCAAGCAAGAAGGCCGCTCGTTCCAGCCTGACACTGTAGCTGATGATCTGCTGACTCGATGGCCCGATGCTCGAGCCATGATTCTATTCCCTACTACCATTCCCAAACCTAAAGAAGAGGCAGCATTTGTTCAATCGCTTCTCACTCGAGGCTTCACTAGGCTCAAAACGCAAGACGATGTGATTGATCTGCATGAGGCAGAACAACCTCGACTCCACAAAGCTCTATCACTCCACGTCGTCCTCGATCGTCTCGTCATCCGAGACGACAACCGCACCCGTCTGGTTGAAGCAATCGAAACGGCGTTTCGTGAAGGAGAGGGCCGCTGTTCCGTCGACATCATCGACCATGGACGACAGTCTTACAGCACACAGTTTCTCTGCCAGGGTTGCGGCCGTACCTTTGAGCCTCTCCGGCCGATTCTCTTTTCATTCAACCACCCGCTCGGCGCCTGCCCGGAGTGCAAAGGGTTCGGCAACGTGCTGCGATACGACCCGGAGCTCGTCATTCCAGACCAGACCAAATCCCTTGTCGATGGAGCCGTCGAACCTTGGAGTAAACCCAGCACGGCCTGGTGGCAGAAGCAGATGCTGCAGGCGATGAAAAAGAAAGGAGTCGATAGCACGGTCCCGTTCAAGTCACTGCCCGCGGATATTCAACGATTGCTCTGGGAGGGGGAGAAATCATTCGACGGCATCGACGATTTTTTCGAGTACCTCGAAGGGAAGCGCTACAAAATGCATGTGCGCGTGTTCCTCAGCCGCTATCGCACCCCCTTCGACTGTCCCAGCTGCCATGGCAGCCGCCTCAAGCCGGAGGCCCTCTTCGTCAAACTCGCCGGCAGCGATATTCACGAGACCACCGAGCGAACCGTGGAGAGTCTTGCCGAATGGGTGGACTCCCTGCCCCTGCGCCAATCTGAACAGGAGATCGCGTCGGACATTCTCCGACAGCTGAAAGCCAAACTTGCATTTCTCCAGCGCGTCGGCCTTGGGTACCTGACACTCAATCGGCAAACAAAAACCCTCTCCGGTGGGGAAGCCCAACGAGTAGCACTGGCAAATCAACTGGGTTCGCGACTGGTCGGTACGCTCTACGTGCTCGACGAACCGACGATCGGTCTCCATGCACGGGATACAGACTTGCTCGCCGGCATCCTCCACGACCTCGCAGCGAGTGGAAATACTGTCGTGGTCGTCGAGCATGACCGCCACATGATTGAGTCGGCTGATTTCCTTGTCGAGCTGGGGCCCCAGTCGGGAGAAAAAGGCGGAGAAATCGTCTGTGCAGCTCCGACGAAAGAATTCCGGCAGGACCGTCGAGCCACAACTGCCCGATACTTGCGTGGCGACGAGGAGATCCCGCAACCTCGGTCGCGACGAAACGGGAACGGCAAGATGCTGGTGCTGGCCGGGGCGAGGGAACACAACCTGAAAGACCTCTCCCTCCGCATTCCCCTCGGCATGTTGATCTGTGTCACCGGCGTGTCTGGTTCCGGGAAAAGTACGCTGGTTGAAGAGACGCTCTATCGGGCCATAGCCCGAGCCTTTCGTGTGGCATCTCTCCCTATGGGGCAGTTCACAGCGATCAAAGGTATCGAGCACCTCAAGGGCATCCGCCTGATCGATCAACAGCCGATCGGGCGTACACCTCGCTCCAATCCGATCACCTATCTAAAAGCGTTTGACGAGATCCGTCAGCTCTTCGCTGCGGAACGGGAAGCCCAACGGCAGGGACTCACGCCAGGACACTTTTCCTTCAATGCATCCGGTGGTCGCTGCGAACGATGCGAAGGCAGCGGGGTAGAGAAGTTAGAGATGTACTTCTTCGAGGACATCTATGCCCCCTGCGAGGTCTGCGAGGGAAAACGTTTCAAAGCAGATGTCTTAAAGATACAGTATCAAGGCAAGAACATCGCCGAAGTCCTTGCCATGACGGTGGAAGAAGCTCTCTCCTTTTTCAATGGGGCCCTGAAGCTACAAGAAAAGCTGCATCTCCTGACGTCGATCGGCCTGGGCTACTTACGGCTTGGGCAGTCCGCGACCACCCTCTCCGGCGGCGAGGCCCAGCGGCTCAAGATTGCGGCTGAACTCAAAGATGCTTCTGCCAAAGACGTGCTCTACATTATGGATGAGCCGACGACCGGCCTGCATTTCGAAGACATCAAGAAACTGCTCACCGTCCTCCACAAACTCGTGAATGCCGGCAACACGTTGGTCGTCGTTGAACATAATCTCGATGTCATCAAATCCGCCGACTGGATCATCGACCTCGGCCCAGAAGGTGGTGCTGCGGGCGGACAGATCGTCGCCGAAGGCCGGCCGGAACAACTTGTAACAATTGAGGCATCTCATACTGGACGATTTCTGGCAGAGGCCATGAGATCACCCACTTCACACCAGAGTTCCTGA
- a CDS encoding alkaline phosphatase family protein: MIISIINRSLTIPDPALQRVIRAINRQIREDFEPYWSFGATLRLEGKVGKRPNKESLLDLRGDAIIYLWDKPNVEEALGYHDTNARGIPYGFVFTELSKKLDEQWSVTLSHEALELLADAQVNLLIQGPHPEKPTLEVFHWFEMCDAVQSQTYQIDGVEVSNFVLPLYFTKEEQEGGRNDFLGMLTKRNGLASFGVAPGGYIGFFNPRTRTHEQWAPPKDAKARTRLAIKGAAKYGRGYLRRYTQATSSRERAHRELLHRRKVKTIPARATDERDPIKHVVVLMLENRSFDHMLGGMTKIDPMVEGIQPNQPASNTAPNGTIVQQQPIADWVVRRDLNHELDGTLKQIGPPAKPMSGFVTSYVDRYQDASDAELDQVMAYFPFGDEPNTDSLPVLHGLARNFAVCDHWFASMPGPTWQNRFFAHSGTCLGHTEMPSQTNPLAMRLYYQETIFDRLSDSNIDWAIFHDGIPQSIVLTRLLTRYLTFRGYDGMEGFFDATAGDAAEFPQYAFIEPRYFGSTENDQHPPADVRQGEQLIADVYNAIRQNKALWESTLLIVTYDEHGGFYDHVAPPNTVAPDDHTAHWTFDRLGVRVPTILVSPWIKKGVIKTVFDHTSLLRYLCDKWDLEPLGERMQASAGNKQANTFAEELLTLDLPRTDTPETLTAKSPPMARSRRVLAEPPIEGSREALLMYVNQLPEQVSRTSKGSRRPSLGRGKAKGTRELPSPLSIEQAEAKLERLRTKRKAGE, encoded by the coding sequence ATGATTATCTCTATCATCAACCGTTCCCTTACGATTCCGGATCCTGCGCTGCAACGGGTCATTCGGGCGATCAACCGTCAAATCCGTGAAGATTTCGAACCCTACTGGAGCTTCGGCGCCACCCTGCGGCTGGAGGGTAAGGTCGGCAAACGCCCGAACAAGGAATCGCTCTTAGACCTTCGGGGCGATGCGATCATTTACCTTTGGGATAAGCCGAACGTTGAGGAAGCTCTCGGCTATCACGACACTAACGCGCGCGGCATTCCCTATGGTTTTGTCTTCACGGAACTCTCGAAGAAACTTGACGAACAATGGAGCGTGACCCTGTCGCATGAGGCGCTCGAGTTGTTGGCCGATGCACAGGTCAATCTACTCATCCAAGGACCACATCCCGAAAAGCCGACCCTCGAGGTCTTTCATTGGTTTGAAATGTGCGATGCCGTTCAATCTCAAACCTACCAAATCGACGGTGTTGAGGTGTCGAACTTCGTGCTCCCGCTCTATTTTACGAAAGAAGAGCAAGAAGGCGGTCGAAACGACTTTTTAGGGATGCTCACAAAAAGAAACGGGCTCGCATCGTTCGGCGTGGCGCCTGGTGGTTACATCGGCTTCTTCAACCCAAGGACCCGCACGCACGAGCAGTGGGCCCCTCCGAAGGACGCCAAAGCGAGAACACGCCTCGCGATTAAAGGCGCCGCAAAGTATGGCCGCGGCTATCTACGCAGATACACACAAGCAACGTCCAGTCGCGAACGTGCTCATCGTGAACTCCTGCACCGACGCAAGGTGAAGACGATTCCTGCCCGTGCGACGGATGAGCGCGACCCGATCAAACATGTCGTCGTCCTGATGTTGGAGAACCGATCGTTTGACCACATGCTCGGGGGCATGACCAAAATCGATCCCATGGTCGAGGGCATCCAGCCGAACCAACCCGCAAGTAATACCGCGCCAAACGGGACCATCGTTCAGCAACAACCCATCGCAGACTGGGTTGTCCGGCGTGATCTCAACCATGAGCTTGATGGCACACTGAAACAAATCGGCCCCCCGGCCAAACCGATGTCGGGGTTCGTTACATCGTATGTCGATCGCTATCAAGATGCGTCCGATGCGGAACTCGATCAGGTAATGGCCTACTTCCCATTCGGCGACGAACCGAACACTGACAGCCTTCCCGTCTTACACGGCTTGGCCCGCAATTTTGCCGTCTGCGATCACTGGTTCGCCTCGATGCCTGGACCGACTTGGCAAAACCGGTTTTTTGCGCATAGCGGAACCTGTCTCGGCCATACGGAAATGCCATCACAAACGAATCCTTTAGCCATGCGTCTCTACTACCAAGAGACCATTTTTGACCGCCTTTCTGATTCAAACATTGACTGGGCCATCTTCCACGATGGCATTCCGCAGAGCATCGTGCTCACTCGACTCCTCACTCGATATCTGACCTTCCGAGGCTATGACGGGATGGAGGGCTTCTTTGATGCGACTGCAGGGGATGCGGCGGAATTTCCACAATACGCGTTCATCGAACCCCGTTACTTCGGATCGACCGAGAATGACCAACATCCACCGGCTGACGTGAGGCAAGGCGAACAGCTGATTGCTGATGTCTACAATGCCATTCGTCAGAACAAGGCTTTGTGGGAGTCGACGTTGTTGATCGTGACGTATGACGAACACGGAGGCTTCTATGACCATGTCGCACCACCTAACACGGTAGCACCGGATGATCACACCGCACACTGGACCTTCGACCGACTAGGTGTGCGTGTGCCGACCATTCTCGTCTCACCGTGGATCAAGAAAGGTGTCATCAAGACCGTCTTCGACCACACCAGCCTGTTGCGCTATCTTTGCGACAAATGGGACCTGGAGCCCTTGGGCGAACGTATGCAGGCCAGTGCCGGAAACAAACAAGCGAATACCTTTGCCGAAGAACTCCTGACACTCGACTTGCCAAGAACCGACACGCCGGAAACATTGACGGCTAAGTCACCCCCAATGGCAAGAAGCAGGAGAGTCCTTGCAGAACCGCCCATTGAGGGCTCCCGAGAGGCCCTGCTGATGTACGTGAATCAATTGCCCGAACAGGTATCGAGAACGAGCAAAGGGTCTAGGCGACCAAGTTTAGGCCGAGGCAAGGCAAAGGGAACGCGCGAGTTGCCGTCACCCCTGTCCATCGAACAGGCAGAAGCCAAACTCGAACGATTGCGGACAAAACGGAAGGCGGGTGAGTAG
- a CDS encoding heme-binding protein: MSPQDHAEAKKNEPNLGPLKLLPGVWKSEGRGWNMIALPFATAPSPLDYRLLLNQYNEQLEFKLVDDNVPNRGVEKNNPTVQTDQFVVTVDYQQTIQQVAATDSPDSGGLAGLAGLAIHHEPGLWLHLKNQITDGLNIARLATIPHGDSVLALGQSSEHTGASCIPHINSLPEGVTQDLDGNRYLSPYKKFHDSPFKGTVTAPGFPGFDPTATHVLLELANKGVAVDRTTTLTVDTTNPTGGITNIPFVVRKANATVMKSIFWIQELAEKDKYGDPKLRLQYLQVVMLDFFPRRDGFPGCCPGLIRWPHVSINTLEKDPDASKPYYS, encoded by the coding sequence ATGTCACCTCAGGATCATGCAGAGGCAAAAAAGAATGAACCGAATCTTGGACCGCTAAAGCTACTGCCTGGCGTATGGAAAAGCGAGGGCCGTGGATGGAACATGATCGCACTGCCGTTTGCAACGGCGCCGAGTCCCCTGGATTATCGGCTGCTGCTCAATCAATATAACGAACAGCTTGAGTTTAAGTTGGTGGATGACAATGTGCCGAACCGCGGCGTCGAGAAGAATAACCCTACCGTCCAAACCGATCAATTTGTTGTCACGGTAGATTATCAGCAGACGATTCAGCAAGTCGCGGCTACCGATTCCCCTGACAGCGGCGGGTTGGCAGGTCTTGCTGGCCTCGCAATTCACCATGAGCCGGGCTTGTGGCTGCATCTGAAGAACCAGATCACCGATGGCCTGAATATCGCGCGTCTCGCGACGATTCCCCATGGCGATTCGGTGTTGGCCTTAGGACAGAGCAGTGAACACACGGGTGCATCATGCATTCCCCATATCAATAGCTTGCCGGAAGGGGTCACTCAAGACCTCGATGGTAACCGCTACTTGAGCCCCTATAAGAAATTCCATGACAGCCCGTTCAAAGGAACGGTAACCGCCCCAGGATTCCCTGGATTCGACCCAACGGCGACGCATGTCCTGCTTGAACTTGCCAACAAAGGTGTTGCTGTTGATAGGACAACGACACTGACTGTTGACACGACGAATCCAACGGGTGGCATTACAAACATTCCGTTTGTCGTGAGAAAGGCTAATGCGACCGTCATGAAGTCGATATTTTGGATTCAGGAATTAGCAGAGAAGGATAAGTATGGAGATCCGAAGCTCCGTCTGCAATATTTGCAGGTGGTTATGTTGGATTTCTTTCCGCGGAGGGACGGGTTCCCAGGCTGCTGCCCTGGTCTTATTAGATGGCCACACGTCAGCATCAATACGTTAGAGAAAGATCCAGATGCGAGCAAACCGTACTACTCGTAA
- a CDS encoding DUF3422 family protein produces the protein MSQSDGVQSGSDAFLRKLHEQPHQPISEWLRVPAHVQFEAFRMSDPPADRPASRAEFQSLLKRFDVPEDRIELRDNFGYGVKEAENGDRLILIWQAHTEYYNYQFWHVPSSMTSLLTFGPLTFPAAPVSLTPLGSVVCRLDIILKMGALPSRDEVRGQLPGPVLYGSRIFNEQAAVITSFTPDNHGRERYWVSVGPLQGDHSRLKDIVDAIVRIETYYHLLLMQKPLFSAAIDQVYKFEQVHLQQREIITGHIGHANSETLQRWLNSLTQDLLKTNRMAGKLHFELSASIPYDKIVHATLASLAEQPTASYRPISDYVLGGITGVADGYQQLLRRIDTLRGGFEGIIAIIRTRIDLIVESQNLTLLQSVDKTTKSQVILQHTVEGLSVIVIAYYLAGLCGYVFKGFQEMGWLKNANIASAVFVPIAIGLAFAVTTFSKNYLHKKLASEPPANKPQQSEE, from the coding sequence GTGAGTCAGTCGGACGGAGTGCAATCGGGTTCTGACGCCTTCTTACGGAAGTTACACGAGCAACCGCATCAGCCGATCAGCGAGTGGCTTCGTGTGCCGGCCCATGTACAGTTCGAAGCGTTTCGCATGTCCGATCCGCCCGCAGATCGCCCAGCCAGCCGAGCTGAATTTCAGTCGTTACTGAAACGATTCGACGTTCCTGAGGATCGGATTGAGCTGCGAGACAATTTTGGCTACGGAGTGAAGGAGGCCGAAAACGGAGACCGCCTCATTCTCATCTGGCAAGCCCATACGGAATACTACAACTACCAATTTTGGCATGTGCCTTCATCCATGACGAGTCTGCTCACGTTTGGGCCACTCACGTTCCCAGCTGCACCCGTATCGTTGACACCCCTTGGTTCTGTCGTCTGCCGGTTGGATATCATTCTGAAAATGGGCGCTCTACCTTCTCGGGATGAGGTGCGAGGGCAGTTGCCGGGGCCTGTGCTGTACGGCAGCCGAATTTTCAATGAGCAGGCTGCTGTCATCACCAGTTTTACTCCGGACAACCACGGGCGAGAACGCTACTGGGTGAGCGTTGGCCCATTGCAGGGGGACCACTCGCGGTTAAAAGATATTGTGGATGCGATCGTGCGGATCGAAACCTACTACCATCTCCTGCTGATGCAGAAACCGCTGTTCTCTGCCGCGATCGATCAGGTCTATAAATTCGAACAGGTGCACCTCCAGCAGCGAGAAATCATTACGGGGCATATCGGGCACGCCAATTCTGAGACGTTGCAGCGATGGTTGAACAGTCTCACGCAAGACTTGCTGAAAACCAATCGTATGGCCGGTAAGTTGCACTTCGAACTGTCGGCCTCGATTCCGTATGATAAGATCGTGCATGCCACGTTAGCATCATTGGCGGAGCAACCCACCGCCTCCTACCGTCCCATTTCCGACTATGTGTTGGGAGGTATTACCGGCGTGGCAGACGGGTATCAACAACTCTTGCGTCGGATCGATACGCTTCGCGGCGGATTTGAAGGCATCATTGCGATTATTCGTACTCGTATCGACTTGATCGTGGAGTCGCAAAATCTGACGCTCCTCCAGAGCGTCGACAAGACGACGAAGAGCCAAGTGATCCTCCAGCATACGGTTGAAGGACTGTCGGTCATTGTCATTGCCTATTACCTGGCCGGACTTTGTGGATATGTATTCAAAGGGTTTCAGGAAATGGGTTGGCTCAAGAACGCGAATATTGCCTCGGCGGTGTTCGTCCCTATCGCGATCGGTCTTGCCTTCGCCGTGACAACGTTCAGTAAAAACTATTTACACAAGAAGCTAGCGAGTGAACCGCCAGCGAACAAACCCCAACAGTCTGAAGAATAG